In a single window of the Populus alba chromosome 16, ASM523922v2, whole genome shotgun sequence genome:
- the LOC118035642 gene encoding vacuolar-sorting receptor 1, which yields MREKLGFLVCVWFLLCGFCVGRFVVEKNSLKLTSPESLKGVYECAIGNFGVPQYGGTLVGTVVYPKANQKACKGFGEVDISFKSRPGGLPTFVLADRGDCYFTLKAWNAQNGGAAAILVADDKVEPLITMDNPEEDDANAAYLQNITIPSALISKSLGDSIKKALSDGEMVNMNLDWTESLPHPDERVEYEFWTNSNDECGPKCDSQIEFVKNFKGAAQILEQKGYTQFTPHYITWYCPQAFILSKQCKSQCINHGRYCAPDPEQDFSKGYDGKDVVVQNLRQACFYKVASESKKPWLWWDYVTDFSIRCPMKDKKYTKECADQVIQSLGVDLKKIDKCIGDHEADVENEVLKAEQDTQIGKGSRGDVTILPTLVINNRQYRGKLDKGAVLKAICAGFEETTEPAICLSEDVETNECLENNGGCWQDKAANLTACKDTFRGRVCECPVVQGVKFVGDGYTRCEASGSLRCEINNGGCWKKTQDGRTFSACVEDHSQGCKCPPGFKGDGVNSCDDVDECKHKLACQCSECKCKNTWGSYDCSCGGGLLYMREHDTCISKAANTNYSWSFVWIIILGLAAAGVAGYAIYKYRIRRYMDSEIRAIMAQYMPLDSQADIPVHHAPRGDI from the exons atgAGGGAAAAGTTAGGATTTTTGGTTTGTGTATGGTTTTTGCTATGTGGGTTTTGTGTTGGTAGGTTTGTAGTAGAGAAAAACAGCTTGAAACTAACATCACCTGAGTCATTGAAGGGTGTTTATGAATGTGCGATTGGTAATTTCGGAGTTCCTCAATATGGAGGAACTTTAGTTGGTACTGTGGTTTATCCAAAAGCTAATCAAAAGGCATGCAAAGGGTTTGGTGAGGTTGATATCTCTTTCAAATCTAGGCCTGGAGGGTTACCTACTTTTGTCCTTGCTGATCGTGGAG ATTGTTACTTTACCTTGAAGGCATGGAATGCACAGAATGGTGGAGCAGCAGCTATTCTTGTAGCAGATGACAAGGTTGAACCACTGATTACCATGGACAACCCTGAAGAAGATGATGCAAATGCTGCATATCTGCAGAACATCACTATCCCCTCAGCACTTATTAGCAAGTCCTTAGGTGACAGTATCAAGAAAGCTCTATCTGATGGAGAGATGGTTAACATGAATCTTGATTGGACAGAGTCTCTTCCACATCCTGATGAACGGGTTGAGTACGAGTTCTGGACAAATAGCAATGATGAGTGCGGGCCAAAATGTGACAGTCAGATTGAGTTTGTCAAGAACTTCAAAGGTGCAGCTCAGATACTCGAGCAGAAGGGTTACACACAGTTCACCCCTCACTACATAACATGGTATTGCCCACAGGCATTCATTCTGAGCAAACAATGCAAATCCCAGTGCATCAACCATGGGAGGTACTGTGCTCCAGATCCCGAGCAGGATTTTAGCAAAGGGTATGATGGAAAAGATGTTGTAGTACAGAATCTACGCCAAGCTTGCTTTTATAAAGTGGCCAGTGAAAGTAAAAAGCCATGGCTTTGGTGGGACTATGTgactgatttttcaatccgttgCCCAATGAAGGACAAGAAATACACCAAAGAGTGTGCCGATCAAGTTATCCAATCCCTTG GTGTTGATCTTAAGAAGATAGATAAATGCATAGGAGACCATGAGGCTGATGTGGAAAACGAAGTTCTTAAAGCTGAACAAGATACACAG ATTGGAAAAGGGTCTCGAGGAGATGTGACTATTCTTCCAACTCTTGTAATAAACAACAGGCAATATAGAG GTAAGTTGGACAAAGGAGCTGTTCTTAAGGCGATATGTGCAGGTTTTGAAGAGACCACAGAGCCAGCCATATGCTTAAGTGAAG ATGTAGAAACCAACGAGTGTCTAGAAAACAATGGTGGGTGCTGGCAGGACAAGGCTGCTAACCTTACTGCATGCAAG GATACTTTTCGCGGTAGAGTATGTGAATGTCCTGTGGTTCAGGGGGTGAAGTTTGTTGGTGATGGTTATACTCGCTGTGAAG CTTCGGGTTCTTTACGTTGTGAAATTAACAATGGAGGATGCTGGAAGAAAACTCAAGATGGCAGGACCTTTTCTGCTTGTGTT GAAGATCATTCTCAAGGTTGCAAATGTCCTCCAGGATTCAAGGGTGATGGAGTAAATTCCTGTGATG ATGTGGATGAATGCAAACACAAGCTGGCCTGCCAGTGTTCAGAATGCAAATGCAAAAATACCTGGGGCAGTTATGACTGCAGCTGCGGTGGTGGTTTATTGTATATGCGAGAACATGACACGTGCATAA GTAAAGCTGCTAACACAAATTACAGCTGGAGCTTTGTTTGGATTATTATTCTTGGCTTGGCTGCTGCTGGTGTTGCTGGATATGCAATTT
- the LOC140954701 gene encoding uncharacterized protein, translating into MDRIGKYEDLNKKYMELESCSMGIAKESKRRGFEDVEAELTVKKNEIKVMRIKLDKEREKVKYLDEKLVAMEKHKDQIDTNNTAFNKTNMLLIEKMSKTDEQKDEAVAHARIIRINARNVGGDIIRYRRSLVETDAFLGKIENRDFAFLPLAKDMLEQMLRARDRERTSTQPDEAPAAAQIPIAPINVGANTPNKQHPNPTRPIQIPITMDLTNEDSRDVKFSNHEGYDKWTALEERLRAVEGNDLFNPIRAAEVCLVPNIVIPNKFRVSEFVKAPYYEHLMGSSAQHFYDAVRIAERIEQGIQSGRIAEPIEKKGFLGRKRKLRDDRHPEEQLPPLPMTLKESYAKLLSIGRITPLPLPPMQPPFANWYNPELTCEYHAGNTGHSIENCIAFKKRVSQLIKIRWVTFEDSPNVNSNPLPKHVVGGSGVNTMEAGSKEKVLKVTMASLYEMLLQSGHLEKPSEYYVRENDFCPFHKKKRHYIDECIEFHQKVARMLTLGELRIEAARDNEEIKMIENQGKCRVQSTANGLSKLVLTKPSYENKVDYGVMPGDYGYTSNIETPLPLFRTEISGLTRNGRCFTPEELEKQRKAKGKEVLDLDKEFEVNKPVTEEETNEFLKLIKHSEYCIVDQLKKTPAKISIMSLILSSETHRNALQKVLNEAYVPQDIEQKTMEHLVGRIHTTNYLYFTEDELDAKGTRHNKPLYVTVRCKYCLIGKVLIDNGSALNVLPRHMLDEMPVDPSHMQPSVMTARAYDGSPRQVIGTIEVKLAVGPQVFLVTLQVMDIPPSYNMLLGRSWIHSAGAVTSSLHQCLKYIANGVLVTVKAEETISMVRNVAVPFIEAEDCKDRNLHAFEVVNTKWVPKNNVVRKPEISKATKMAAKSFLKHEIPFSYDIEKRRLEWMDIIKLKAAEQRFRLGYKPKKEDYKRAAGARREKRMARIEGRKPEEESLAIPPIRISFPKAAYVMQPDKGHGNLLQKLSLMNINTLKEDQVKDLAEKIESERRDEELPQLTIHTLEEVTIKTFEPEEDPQTIPALYIENEWPNFKEYIVVVEDEEWEEKNIWEFIKLIEQHEQAWRPAKKELETINVGNEEIKRELKIGTLITPGAKEELIALLRDYIDVFAWSYEDMAGLDTDIVVHRIPLVEGCKPIKKKLRRTHPEILIKVKAEIEKQWNVGFLEVVKYPQWVSNIVVVPKKEVTEMAMGCVLGQHDETGRKERAIYYLSKKFTEYPLRYIYEKPYLSSRIARWQVLLVEHDIVYMTRKAMKGSVIADHLADHAMEDYESLNFDFPDEDVLAIEEEKSDWWVMYFDGAINVCGNGAGAVIISLDKKQYLVSIKLQFGCTNNTAEYKTCILGLKAALEMNIRKIDVQKARYRKSMKGFAQPMLVDM; encoded by the exons ATGGATAGGATTGGGAAGTATGAAGATTTGAACAAGAAATATATGGAGTTAGAAAGTTGTTCGATGGGGATtgcaaaagaaagtaaaaggagagGTTTCGAGGATGTTGAAGCAGAGTTAACAGTTaagaagaatgagataaaagttATGAGGATAAAACTTGACAAAGAGCGTGAAAAGGTGAAGTATTTagacgagaagctagtagcaatggaaaaacacaaggatcaaattgaCACCAACAACACTGCTTTTAACAAAACCAatatgttgctcatagaaaagaTGAGCAAGACAGATGAGCAAAAGGATGAAGCTGttgcacatgctcgaattattagaatcaatgcgcGAAATGTaggaggagacatcattcgctatcgtcGAAGCCTAGTTGAAACCGATGCCTttctagggaagattgagaaccgcgaCTTTGCcttcttacctttggctaaaga TATGTTAGAGCAAATGTTAAGAGccagagatagagagagaacgTCTACTCAACCTGATGAAGCACCAGCAGCAGCTCAAATTCCTATCGCACCTATAAACGTGGGGGCAAATACACCAAATAAGCAGCATCCTAATCCCACTCGACCTATCCAAATCCCTATTACAATGGATTTAACAAATGAGGATTCACGTGACGTCAAATTCTCTAATCATGAAGGGTATGATAAGTGGACTGCACTAGAAGAAAGGCTAAGGGCAGTTGaaggaaatgatttatttaatccaattagggCCGCTGAAGTATGTTTGGTGCCTAACATCGTAATTCCAAATAAGTTCAGAGTGTCGGAGTTTGTTAA GGCCCCATATTACGAACACCTTATGGGTAGCTCAGCccagcatttctatgatgctgtgCGAATTGCTGAAAGGATTGAGCAAGGAATTCAAAGTGGGAGAATTGCAGAGCCTATAGAGAAAAAGGGTTTTttgggaagaaaaaggaaattgag GGATGACCGACATCCAGAAGAACAATTACCACCTTTGCCAATGACCCTAAAAGAGTCATATGCCAAATTGCTAAGTATTGGACGGATAACTCCCCTACCACTACCACCTATGCAACCACCTTTCGCTAACTGGTACAACCCCGAGTTgacttgtgaataccatgctggtaATACAGGTCATAGCATCGAAAACTGCATAGCTTTTAAGAAGAGGGTATCACAGCTTATCAAAATCAGATGGGTCACTTTTGAAGATTCGCCTAATGTGAATTCAAACCCTTTACCCAAACATGTTGTAGGTGGTAGTGGAGTGAATACTATGGAGGCTGGTAGCAAAGAGAAGGTGTTAAAAGTGACCATGGCAAGCCTGTATGAGATGTTGCTACAATCTGGACATTTGGAGAAACCATCAGAATATTACGTGAGGGAAAATGATTTTTGCCCattccataaaaagaaaaggcattacATTGATGAATGCATTGAGTTTCATCAAAAGGTTGCGAGAATGCTGACTTTAGGAGAGCTAAGGATTGAGGCTGCAAGAGATAATGAAGAGATCAAAATGATAGAGAATCAAGGGAAATGTAGAGTCCAATCAACAGCTAATGGGCTCTCAAAATTGGTATTAACTAAGCCCTCATATGAAAACAAAGTAGACTATGGAGTGATGCCTGGAGATTATGGTTATACCTCGAATATTGAAACTCCTTTGCCGCTGTTCCGAACTGAGATAAGTGGGCTAACTCGAAATGGTCGTTGTTTCACACCTGAAGAACTAGAGAAACAAAGAAAGGCTAAAGGCAAGGAGGTGTTGGACCTCGATAAAGAGTTTGAGGTGAATAAACCTGTGACTGAGGAAGAAACAAATGAGTTCCTGAAATTGATAAAGCATAGTGAGTACTGTATAGTGGATCAGTTGAAGAAGACCCCTGCCAAGATCTCCATCATGTCATTAATACTCAGCTCCGAGACGCATCGTAATGCTTTGCAAAAAGTACTGAATGAGGCCTACGTACCCCAAGATATTGAACAAAAGACTATGGAGCATCTAGTAGGGAGGATCCATACTACCAATTACTTATATTTCACGGAAGATGAACTTGACGCTAAAGGAACTAGACATAACAAGCCCTTATATGTCACGGTCCGATGCAAATATTGTCTCATCGGTAAGGTTCTCATCGATAACGGTTCGGCCCTTAATGTGTTACCAAGGCATATGCTGGATGAAATGCCGGTAGATCCCTCACACATGCAACCTAGTGTGATGACGGCTAGAGCGTACGATGGCTCACCAAGGCAAGTGATAGGGACAATTGAGGTCAAACTAGCTGTGGGTCCACAAGTCTTTCTAGTAACCCTTCAAGTGATGGATATCCCCCCTTCCTATAACATGTTGTTAGGAAGGTCATGGATACATTCCGCGGGAGCTGTCACCTCCTCGCTAcatcaatgtttgaagtacATTGCCAATGGTGTCCTGGTTACTGTTAAGGCTGAGGAGACTATATCAATGGTAAGAAATGTGGCGGTTCCATTCATTGAAGCTGAAGATTGTAAGGATAGAAACCTTCATGCATTTGAGGTTGTGAATACTAAGTGGGTGCCCAAGAACAATGTGGTGAGGAAGCCAGAAATCTCGAAGGCCACCAAAATGGCCGCTAAAAGCTTTTTGAAACACGAGATTCCTTTCTCATATGACATTGAGAAAAGAAGGCTTGAATGGATGgatataatcaaattgaaagctgCAGAACAGAGGTTTAGGCTTGGATATAAGCCCAAGAAGGAGGATTACAAGCGAGCTGCTGGTGCAAGAAGGGAGAAAAGAATGGCTAGAATTGAAGGAAGGAAGCCTGAAGAAGAAAGCTTAGCCATCCCTCCAATCAGGATTTCGTTTCCAAAGGCCGCATATGTGATGCAACCTGATAAGGGACATGGAAACCTCCTTCAGAAGCTTTCTTTAATGAACATAAACACTCTGAAGGAAGATCAAGTCAAGGACCTTGCTGAGAAAATTGAATCCGAAAGAAGGGATGAAGAGCTGCCACAATTAACCATCCACACTTTGGAAGAAGTCACCATCAAGACTTTT gaaCCTGAAGAGGATCCACAAACAATACCTGCACTTTAcattgagaatgaatggccaaactttaaagaatacatagtAGTTGTAGAAGATGAGGAATGGGAGGAGAAAAACATATgggaattcataaaattaatagaacAGCACGAACAAGCTTGGAGGCCCGCTAAAAaggaacttgaaaccataaatgtaggcaatgaagaaatcaagcgaGAGCTGAAAATAGGGACTTTGATCACCCCTGGAGCGAAGGAAGAGTTGATTGCACTACTCCGAGATTACATAGATGTCTTTGCCTGGTCTTATGAGGATATGGCTGGTTTGGATACAGACATTGTAGTACATAGGATACCGCTGGTGGAAGGATGCAAGCCGATTAAGAAAAAGTTAAGGAGAACTCATCCAGAGATCTTAATCAAAGTAAAggcagaaattgaaaaacaatggaaCGTTGGTTTTTTGGAAGTAGTCAAGTATCCACAATGGGTGTCAAACATAGTGGTGGTACCTAAAAAGGAAG TAACCGAAATGGCAATGGGATGTGTGCTTGGGCAACATGATGAAACTGGAAGGAAGGAAAGGGCCATTTATTACCTAAGCAAGAAGTTCACGGAAT ACCCGTTGAGGTACATTTATGAAAAGCCCTATCTATCTAGCCGAATTGCAAGATGGCAAGTTCTATTGGTCGAGCatgacatagtatatatgacaagaaaAGCCATGAAAGGGAGTGTTATTGCCGATCACTTGGCTGACCatgctatggaagattatgagtcGTTAAACTTTGACTTTCCCGATGAAGATGTGCTTGCAATCGAGGAAGAGAAATCAGATTGGTGGGttatgtactttgatggtgctATAAATGTATGTGGTAACGGAGCTGGTGCAGTGATAATCTCTCTTGATAAGAAGCAGTATCTGGTTTCCATTAAGCTGCAGTTCGGGTGCACCAACAACACGGCTGAGTATAAAACTTGCATTCTTGGTTTAAAGGCTGCATTAGAGATGAACAttagaaagatagatgt GCAAAAAGCACGTTACAGGAagtccatgaagggatttgctcaacccatgctagtgGACATGTGA